ATTCTTCCCCCTTGACTGCGTGAACGTTCACACCTATACTGTGTAGGTACACGCACCAACAAGGAGGATGATGTATGGCCCCCAGTGGTCTTTCAAAAGAGGAACAGGGAGCCCTTATTGCGAACGGAAAGGGTATTGTCGGTATTGAATTTGGTTCTACCCGTATCAAGGCCACCCTCATTGCCCCCGATGGGACGCCGCTGGCGTCGGGATCCTACGAGTGGGAAAACAAGCTTGTCCAGGGTATCTGGACCTACGACGAAGAAGAGATCTGGAAGGGTTTGGCGAGCTGTTATCAGTCCCTGGCTCAACAGGTACAGCGTCTCTATGGTATTACCCTGCAGCGTCTTGCCGCCCTCGGCTTTAGTGGCATGATGCACGGCTACATGGTGTTCGACCGGGAAGGGAAACTCCTTGTTCCCTTCCGCACCTGGCGTAACAACATCACCGGAGAAGCAAGCAAGAAACTTACGGAATTGTTCAGGTTCAATATCCCCCAACGATGGAGTATCGCCCACCTGTATCAATCGATGCTGGAAAAACAGGAACATCTTCCCAGGATTACCTACATGACGACCCTGGCAGGGTATGTGCACTGGAAACTCACGGGCGAAAAGGTAGTAGGCGTAGGGGAAGCCTCGGGGATATTTCCTATCGATCCTGCTACGGGAACCTACGATAAGGCTATGGTGGCCCAATTCGATGCCCTTGTAGAAGGTCAAAAACTCCCCTGGCGGCTCCTGGATATCCTTCCCCGGCCCCTTCCGGCGGGAACCCCTGCAGGAACCCTCAGCGCCGAAGGGGCGCGGCTCCTGGATCCCTCGGGGAACCTGAAGGGAGGCATCCCCCTCTGTCCCCCCGAAGGAGATGCGGGAACCGGCATGGTGGCTACCAACAGCATCCGGGCCAACACGGGGAATGTCTCCGCCGGGACGAGTGTCTTTGCGATGATTGTTCTGGATCGATCCCTCTCCCAGCCCCATGAAGAGTTAGACATCGTGGTTACCCCCGATGGCAAGCCCGTCGGCATGGCCCACTCTAACAATGGGTCCAGTGAGCTGGATGATTGGATTGGACTCTTCCATGAGGTGGCCCAGACGGTACGGGGGCCCTGCCCCATCGATACCCTGTACGAAACAATTCCGGCTCTGGCGGTTACCGCGAATGCGACTACCGATGGGCTACTCCACATTGGATACCATTCGGGGGAACACCTTACGGGCTTTACCGAAGGACGGCCCCTCTTTGCCCGAACATCAGAGGCGCCCCTGGCTCTGCCGAATTTTGTACGCTCCATCCTCTTTAGTTCCCTTTGTGCATTACGGATAGGCTTAGATGTACTGTACCAGGAGGGAATTCGGGTAAAAGAACTCCGGGGCCATGGGGGATTTTTCAAGCGGGGCATCACGGGCCAGAAAATAATGGCCGCCGCCACGGGAATTCCCGTGAGCACCCCCGCCACCGCCGGTGAAGGAGGTGCCTGGGGCATGGCCCTGTTAGCGGCCTACGCCATTCGGGAAAACAAACAGCAAAGCCTCGAAGATTTCCTGGATGAACGGATCGCTAGCAGCATCAGCAGTCCCGTGCCGCCGGACCCCCGGGATACGGAAGAGTTCCGGCAGTACCTGGAACGATACAAACGGGGTCTTGCCATCGAACGGGAGGCAATCCGGGCTCTGGCATAGAACAGGAAGAAGCCATGAAGAAAACGAGCCCCATCACCGTAAAAGAAATTGCCCGCCTTGCGGGGGTTTCCATTGGAACCGTAGACCGGGTGATCCACGGCCGGGGACGGGTATCTCCGGAAACCAAAGAACGGATCGAACAGATCATCGCCCATTCGGGATTTTCCCCCAACCCCATTGCCCGCAGCCTTAAACGGAAAGAGCCCTACCACTTTGTGGCCCTGCTCCCTGAAAAAAGCCAGGACTCGGGCTATTGGGGACAGCTTGCCCAGGGGATTCAAACTGCCTCGGAAGAAATTGCGGTGCTGGGAATTCAGACAACCATTGTAGAGTATGATCGATACGAGGTCGGGTCATTCCGGGAGGCCACCCAAAAAGTTGTCAGCCTTCATCCAGACGGGCTCGTGTTGGCGCCTATACTTCCCGAAGAAAGCCGCCGTTTTATTGGTTCGATCCAGGAGGAAGTCCCCACGGTATATATCGATGCGGACTTACCGGGTACCACGCCCCTCTGCGCCATCCATCAAAACGCCTTTCGGGGCGGAGAACTGGCCGGCCGTCTTGCCCTGCTTTTTTCAAAGAAAAGCCCCGAAGAAACCCGCTGGGGCCTCCTCGTGCCCCATGCAGAGGACTACCACATTCAACAACGGCGTAACGGGTTTTTACATTTTGCCTCATCGGTGCGGATGCCGGTGGTACTCAAAGAACAGGTGCTGTTAGAAAAACCAGAGGAAGCCCAGGCAGTGCTGGAGGAACTGGCCCAATGTCACCCCCCTATCGATGGTATTTTTGTAACCAGCGCCTCGGCCCACCGGATTGCCGAGGCGGTTCTAAGGGCCCAACAAAAAGATCGGCTTACCATCATTGGCTACGACCTGGTACCCCGCAACCACGAGTTACTTCTCCAGGGTGCAATTGACGCCATCATCTCCCAGCGACCGGAAACTCAGGGACGCCGGGGACTCCTGGAACTGTATCGGCATGTGGTACTGGGCCAGCGGATCCATCATCATCATGATATTCCCATCGATTTATTCCTTAAAGAAAATGCCCCTCCCCTTGTAGAAAGGGGAGAAAGGATAGAAGCAAAACTGAATAAGGAGCAGTGTTATGATCAACCTTAAAGATTTTGAATTCTGGTTTGTTGTGGGAAGCCAGGACCTGTATGGCGAAGCTACCCTGAAACAGGTAGCGGAACATGCCAAGATCATGGCTGAGGGTTTTTCCCGGGATCCCCAATTCCCGGGGACCATCGTTTTAAAACCAACGGTCCTTACCCCGGCGGGCATCCGGGAAGTTTTTGAAGCGGCCAATGCCAACCCCCGTTGTGCGGGGATTATCACCTGGATGCACACCTTCTCCCCCTCCAAAATGTGGATTGGGGGCCTTTCGATCAACAAAAAACCGGTGCTCCACCTGCACACCCAGTTTAACCGCGATATCCCGTGGGCAAACATCGATATGGACTTTATGAATCTGAACCAGTCAGCCCACGGCGATCGGGAACATGGCTTTATCCATGCCCGGATGCGGCTTCCTCGTAAAATAGTGGTAGGCCACTGGGAAGATCCGGAGGTGCGGCGACGCATGGCCGTGTGGATGCGGGCCGCCTGTGCCTGGGCCGATGGGCAGCGTTCCACCGTGGTCCGCTGGGGAGATAACATGCGGGAAGTGGCGGTCACCGAAGGGGATAAGGTAGAAGCCCAGATTCAGTTTGGCTGGCAGGTAAATGGCTGGGGTATCGGGGACCTGGCCCAGGCCTATACGGATGTTTCTGCAGGGGATATACAAAAGCAACTGAAAGTCTATGAGGCCCAGTATGAACTGGCCCCGGAGATCCAAAAGGATCCGACGGCCCGCAAGGCCCTGGAAGAACAGGCCCGCATCGAAGTGGCCATGAAGCGGTTCCTGGAAGAACGGCGAGCCGGGGCCTTTACCACCACCTTCCAGGATCTCCACGGGCTTCCCCAATTGCCCGGCCTGGCGGTGCAGCACCTCATGGCAGAGGGCTACGGCTTTGGGGCCGAGGGAGACTGGAAAACGGCCATGCTCGTCCGGGCAATGAAAGTGATGGCCACGGGGCTAACGGGTGGAACCTCATTCATGGAAGACTACACCTATCATCTTGAACCGGGTAAGGAGGCAATCCTCGGAGCCCACATGCTCGAAGTGTGTCCTTCCATTGCAGCCCAGAAACCCCGGATCGAAGTACATCCCTTAAGCATCGGCGGTAAAGCAGACCCTGCCCGCCTTGTATTCGATGGGGCACCGGGCAAAGCTATCTGTGCCACGCTGGTCGATCTCGGAGACCGGTTCCGCATGATCGTCAACGATGTAGAATCGATCCCCATAACGAATCCCATGCCCCGTCTTCCGGTGGCGCGGGTACTCTGGCGACCCCTCCCCAACTTCCGGGATGGGGCTGAAAGCTGGATCCTCGCCGGCGGGGCCCACCACTCCGGATATTCCACCGCCCTTTCGGTAGAATACCTGCGAGATTGGGCAGAAATTGCGGGCATAGAACTGGTGCACATCGGCGCCCACACCGATCCGGTACGGCTCCGGGACGAACTGCGCTGGGGCGAAGCCTATTGGTCGTATCGGTAAAGAGTTCTGTTCTCCCCGCCCCGAACGGTGGCCCCCTATTTTTCGTGATTCATGGGGGCACCAGTTTCTGTGGTTGGGGGAAAAAGGGGATACCATTACAAAAACCGCTGAAGCCCCTGTACGAAGGGGCTCCAGCGATAATGGGGTGAACCTATCCGGGGGTGATGAACGAAGGAAGGGGAGGAAAGATTTTTTATGTCACAAATTTGAATTCATCAAGAAAGTCATTCCTCCACCCTTTGGTAGCGAAAAAAACTGAGAGAGCCTATCGTACAACAAGAGGAAGCTTTTTAGAGAGGAGGCATCACTATGGACACCTATAAAACCTTACGAGAAGCAGCTTATGAGGCGAACCTGGAAATACCACGGCGGAACTTGGCCATTTACACCTGGGGCAATGTATCCGCCTTTGATGCTCAAAAAGCGGTCTTTGCTATCAAACCTTCAGGGGTGGCCTACGAAAACCTACGGCCCGAAGATATGGTGGTGGTAGATCTCGAAGGGAAGGTCGTGGAAGGGAAACTTAACCCATCGTCGGATACTAAAACCCACATGGTACTCTACCGGGCCTTTCCCCAACTGGGAGGTATTACCCACACCCACTCGCCCTATGCCGTAGCCTGGGCCCAGGCACGCCGATCCGTTCCTATTTTCGGCACCACCCACGCAGATCACGGGTGCCGGGAAATTCCCTGTACCCCCCTCTTAAGTCCCGAGGCGGTGCAGCGGGACTATGAACTCGAAACGGGGCATCTCATCGTTAGTACCCTAAAACAGCTAGAACTCGCGGTGGATGATACCACCATGATCCTTGTGGCAGGTCACGGACCTTTTACCTGGGGGAAAACCGCCGCCCAATCTGTCTATCATGGAGCAGTGTTGGAAGAAATTTGCAAGATGGCCATCCTTACCCTTACCATCAAGCCCATTGCCGAGCCCTTACCAGAATACATAGTAAAAAAACACTGGGAACGGAAGCATGGCCCCGGGGCATATTACGGGCAAAAGAAATGAATACTAAAGAACTCAAAATGATTTTAGAAAGAGAAAACTATGACCCACACTCTTATTCCTTAGATGGAATGAATCAATGGGAATGCTACTGTTTAGAAAAATCTTACGGCGCCTTTCATGTGTTTTATAATGAAAGGGGAAACAGGGTCGGTGAAAAAACTTTTAAAAGTGAAGATGAAGCCTGTAGGTATTTGTATGAAAAATTAAAAAGTGACCCAACAACTAAAAAGAAAAGGGATAACTAATGGATATACAGAAAGTTATAAAACATGCCGAAAATGTATTACATAAAATAGAGAAATATAATGATGCAGAAATATCAAAAGAAGATTTAAAAATTGTAAAAGAAAGAATACAATATATGATATATGATTGATTCTCTTAATCAAAAATCGCTGGTTTCAGATAATCATCAACATATCGGTCTTAGCCGATTGGTTATCGATCAGTGGCCTCTGGGTCATAAACTTGGCACAGAGATTTCAAATCTTGAGGAGGAATATATGGCGTTATACAATTTCGAAGAGTTAACTCAATTAGTAAGAGAAGCCCTCAATATGACAAACGAAAGGTTAAGAAAATCGCCAGAATGGCAAACCTTACAGGTCATTCAGAAACAATTGATTGCCATAGAAGAGGATCTTAAAAATCAGGGGGCATCAAAAGACGAGCTTAAAAAACGTATCAACATAGGACTCATTTCGGTGCGGGAATTTGAAGCTGACGACCCTGACTTTACCGATCTTCTACAGAAAATAGATTATCGTTACAAAAAACTGTAGAAATTTCTTATGGCGGAAATAACTCAGATTAAGATCTTGCTTGATGAGATATACACATTACTCCTTAAAGCCAACGAGACAGAGTGGGCAAAGAGTATATATCAAATAAAAAATGAATTTGAAAATTCTCAAGAAGACGAATTGAACGTACTAGCAAGAAAAGCCTTACAAATGTTTGAAGGTTCTGGTTCATTCTCAGACCTTGTGTTATATGTAAATGGTAATCCAGATAGCAAGCTGAATGATAGGTTTAATACATTGCGAATGCGACTTCATCAGGAACTAATTAATTTTATATCCTGAAGGAGGTTATAAAAATGAATTATTATACTCTGGATAAATACGAAACCGTCAAGGAGAAAAAGTCCCATATTGTAAAACAACTATTAGTAGTCACCGCTATTTGTGCTGGAGTATCTATAATTTTGTTAATAATTCTTGAGTTATTGGTCGCACTCTTTATATCCTTTGCATTTACGATGCTTGCATTCGGTTTTTATATAAGTATGTGGTACCCTGTGCATAGAAGGAAATGTCCCAGATGCAATTCAAAAATGAAGCTATTTAATGATGGAGAACATGAAATCCTTTTTTATTGTGAAGATTGCAAAGTTAAAATTAAAACCGGACGGACTGAGAGAGAGCTTCTAGATCCAGGACCACCAGCTTAGTTTTTAATTTTCTCAAGATGAAAAAAATCAATAGAAGGCAAGTTGATGTACGAATACAAAGAAGCTATAAGTGTACTTATTGACAATTTCCCTGAACTAAGAAAAGTTTATGAAGAGAATATCGATGATTATAAAGAACTCCCCTACGTATTTTATGAATCTGTATTTTTTAAATTTATTATGAATACGGCTTATTCTTATGATGAAGAAAAACGGAAAGCTATATTCAGCTTTATTGAAGATATGCTTAAAAATGGAGATAAAGAAATAAAAAACCTCATGAAGTTGCCATAATTGAAAGTTTGTATTATGAAGAAAATTCTAAGGCCAAAGAATTATTAGCAAAATATTTTGGTCCCCTAACAAAAGAAAGTTATAAGAATTGCTTCCTGAAGTAAAAAAAAT
Above is a genomic segment from Treponema sp. J25 containing:
- a CDS encoding LacI family DNA-binding transcriptional regulator produces the protein MKKTSPITVKEIARLAGVSIGTVDRVIHGRGRVSPETKERIEQIIAHSGFSPNPIARSLKRKEPYHFVALLPEKSQDSGYWGQLAQGIQTASEEIAVLGIQTTIVEYDRYEVGSFREATQKVVSLHPDGLVLAPILPEESRRFIGSIQEEVPTVYIDADLPGTTPLCAIHQNAFRGGELAGRLALLFSKKSPEETRWGLLVPHAEDYHIQQRRNGFLHFASSVRMPVVLKEQVLLEKPEEAQAVLEELAQCHPPIDGIFVTSASAHRIAEAVLRAQQKDRLTIIGYDLVPRNHELLLQGAIDAIISQRPETQGRRGLLELYRHVVLGQRIHHHHDIPIDLFLKENAPPLVERGERIEAKLNKEQCYDQP
- a CDS encoding immunity protein Tsi6 family protein, with the translated sequence MIDSLNQKSLVSDNHQHIGLSRLVIDQWPLGHKLGTEISNLEEEYMALYNFEELTQLVREALNMTNERLRKSPEWQTLQVIQKQLIAIEEDLKNQGASKDELKKRINIGLISVREFEADDPDFTDLLQKIDYRYKKL
- the araA gene encoding L-arabinose isomerase, whose protein sequence is MINLKDFEFWFVVGSQDLYGEATLKQVAEHAKIMAEGFSRDPQFPGTIVLKPTVLTPAGIREVFEAANANPRCAGIITWMHTFSPSKMWIGGLSINKKPVLHLHTQFNRDIPWANIDMDFMNLNQSAHGDREHGFIHARMRLPRKIVVGHWEDPEVRRRMAVWMRAACAWADGQRSTVVRWGDNMREVAVTEGDKVEAQIQFGWQVNGWGIGDLAQAYTDVSAGDIQKQLKVYEAQYELAPEIQKDPTARKALEEQARIEVAMKRFLEERRAGAFTTTFQDLHGLPQLPGLAVQHLMAEGYGFGAEGDWKTAMLVRAMKVMATGLTGGTSFMEDYTYHLEPGKEAILGAHMLEVCPSIAAQKPRIEVHPLSIGGKADPARLVFDGAPGKAICATLVDLGDRFRMIVNDVESIPITNPMPRLPVARVLWRPLPNFRDGAESWILAGGAHHSGYSTALSVEYLRDWAEIAGIELVHIGAHTDPVRLRDELRWGEAYWSYR
- a CDS encoding FGGY-family carbohydrate kinase, coding for MAPSGLSKEEQGALIANGKGIVGIEFGSTRIKATLIAPDGTPLASGSYEWENKLVQGIWTYDEEEIWKGLASCYQSLAQQVQRLYGITLQRLAALGFSGMMHGYMVFDREGKLLVPFRTWRNNITGEASKKLTELFRFNIPQRWSIAHLYQSMLEKQEHLPRITYMTTLAGYVHWKLTGEKVVGVGEASGIFPIDPATGTYDKAMVAQFDALVEGQKLPWRLLDILPRPLPAGTPAGTLSAEGARLLDPSGNLKGGIPLCPPEGDAGTGMVATNSIRANTGNVSAGTSVFAMIVLDRSLSQPHEELDIVVTPDGKPVGMAHSNNGSSELDDWIGLFHEVAQTVRGPCPIDTLYETIPALAVTANATTDGLLHIGYHSGEHLTGFTEGRPLFARTSEAPLALPNFVRSILFSSLCALRIGLDVLYQEGIRVKELRGHGGFFKRGITGQKIMAAATGIPVSTPATAGEGGAWGMALLAAYAIRENKQQSLEDFLDERIASSISSPVPPDPRDTEEFRQYLERYKRGLAIEREAIRALA
- the araD gene encoding L-ribulose-5-phosphate 4-epimerase AraD, translating into MDTYKTLREAAYEANLEIPRRNLAIYTWGNVSAFDAQKAVFAIKPSGVAYENLRPEDMVVVDLEGKVVEGKLNPSSDTKTHMVLYRAFPQLGGITHTHSPYAVAWAQARRSVPIFGTTHADHGCREIPCTPLLSPEAVQRDYELETGHLIVSTLKQLELAVDDTTMILVAGHGPFTWGKTAAQSVYHGAVLEEICKMAILTLTIKPIAEPLPEYIVKKHWERKHGPGAYYGQKK